CACTGCCGGAACGCTCGGCTATCTGCTGCTCAGCCACGGCACGCGCGAGCAGTTCTCGCAACTCGTCCGCATCGCCCAAACCTCCGGCGCCAGAATGCGCGGCGACGAGCTCCTCTACCAGTTCTACAACATGACGCGCGTCGCCTTCAACCGCGAGTGGAGCACCTACGTCGACCAGCTCAAGGAGCAGCACGACATCCGGCGCATGGAACGCGAGCTGAAGGAACGGGAGGACGAGGACAGGGCTCGCCGCGAGTAGTGCGTGACACTGCCTGGCGGGCGCGAACGTGCCGCCACAACCGCCGCCGGTGAACCCCGTGCGTCTCCTGCTCGTCAACCCGAATCGCTACACGCGGCCCCCCGTGCCGCCCGTGGGCCTGGAGTATCTCGTCGCTCCGCTGCGCCGCGCCGGCCACGATCCCTACATCCTCGACCTGTGCTTCTCGCCGGACCCGGCTGAGGCGCTCCAAAGCGTCCTTGACGCTGTCCGCCCCGACGCCGCCGGCGTCACCGTGCGCAACGTCGACTCCGTCCTCTACCACACCAACGAGTTCTTCCTCGACGACATCGCCGCCCTCGCCGCTTCGGTCAGGCGGGCCGGGATCCCGCTCATCGTCGGCGGCAGCGGCGTGGCCACCATGCCCGACGAGGTCCGCCGCCACCTCGGCGCCGACTACGCCATTGACGGCCCCGCCGAGGGCGCACTGCCCGAGTTGCTCAGCGGCCTCGCGGCCGGCAGGAACGCCTTGCCGCCCGTGCTCGACGGGTGGCGCTGCCCCATCGCCCCCGACGAGCGCCACCCGCGCGGCGAACTGCTCGACTACGCCCCCTACCTCGCCGCCGGCGCCCGTTTCGGCTTCGAGACGCAGAAGGGCTGCACGGGCCGCTGCATCTTCTGCACCGAGGCCCGCCGCCCCGTGCTCCAACGCTCGCCCGGGGTCGTTGTCGAGGAGATCGCCTCGCTCGTCGAGCACGGCGCCACCGAGCTCTTCTGCTGCGACAGCGAGTTCAACCAGACGCTGCCCCACTGCAAGGCGTTCCTCGACGCACTCATCGCCCGAGGGCTCGATGTGGACTGGACGCTCTACATGAAGCCCCTGCCGCACGACGCCGGGCTCTTCACGCTGCTTGCCCGCTCCGGCTGCACGTCGGTCACCCTCTCCGTCGAGACGCTGGCCCTTTACGGACTGGAGCCCGCGTACAGCGAAGCCGACGTCGTCTCCTTCGTCCAGTCCGCGAAGCAGGCCGGCGTCACCGTCGCCATAGACCTGACTGTCGGCCTGCCGGGCGAGCCGGACGATGCCCCGCGCCGCGCTCTCGATCTATTCCGCCGATGCCGCCCGAAGACCGTGGGCGTCAACGCCTACCTCCGCCTCTACCCCGCCGCCGAGCTCGCCGCCCGCGTCATGGCCGACCCCAAGCTCCGCGCGCACATCGACCCGACCGGTCGCGACGGCTTCCTGCGTGCCGTCCATTACCACCACCTCGACGACGACGCCCTTGAGCATCTCATCGCCGGCGACCCCCTCTTCCGCGTCGAAGGCCGCGAGCGCGGCGTCAACTACGAGCGCCTGGAATGAATGGGGACAGCTTCCGATCATTGCCCGTGTCGGAAGTGCAGGTGATGAGCGTAAGCAGGTGACGCGGTGCGTTCGGCAGAATCGATCGGAGGCTGTCCCCATTTACTCGGCGTCCTTGAACGGCGGCTGCGTCTCGGCTACTCTCTGCCCATGTACTTGGGCCGGGTCATAGGACGTCTCGTGGCACGCGCGAAGGTGCCGCCCATCGAGGGCATTAAGCTGCTCCTCGTGCAGCCCCTCGATCATCAGCAACGCGATGCCGGCCGGCCACTGGTCGCCTGCGACATCGTCCAGGCCGGCCCCGGCGACTTGGTGTTCTACGAGACCGGCCGGGAGGCGGCGCTCGCGCTTCCCGAGCCGTTCAACCCCGCCGACGCCACCATCACCGGCATCGTTGACCAGATCGACGTCGAGTAGCGCGACGGCACGGGACCGGAACAGACCGCCTGAATAGAGCGTTTGCACGGTACGTCGGAATGGAGGAATCCACGAAGCTACCGCCCCTGACAAAGGAGGCCATGACCATGAGAGCCATCGTGTGGGCAGTCCTTGTCGCCGCCGTCCTCGTGTGGGGACTGCCGGCCCTCGCAGGCGAGGAAACCGGCGAAGACGAGCAGATTGACGAACCGCTCAAGGAACAGGCCGACGAAGCGGCTGAGGAATCGGCCGAGGAGACGGCCGAGGAACTGGCCGAGGAATCGGTCGAGGGATCGGCCGAAGAGACGGCTGAAGAACAAGCCGAGGAACAGACCGAACCCGCCACGGTCGAGCAGATGGACGACGCCCAGGGCAGAGGCTACGCCGCCGCCGCCGACGGCAAGCCCGACAAGGCCGCGAGCTGGTTCCAGAAGGCGGCCGCCTACGCCGACCGCCTCGCCTCGTGGGAGGGCCTCATGGACGCCTCGCTCGCGCTCTCGTCCGTGGGCGACA
The nucleotide sequence above comes from Verrucomicrobiota bacterium. Encoded proteins:
- a CDS encoding EutN/CcmL family microcompartment protein, yielding MYLGRVIGRLVARAKVPPIEGIKLLLVQPLDHQQRDAGRPLVACDIVQAGPGDLVFYETGREAALALPEPFNPADATITGIVDQIDVE
- a CDS encoding cobalamin-dependent protein (Presence of a B(12) (cobalamin)-binding domain implies dependence on cobalamin itself, in one of its several forms, or in some unusual lineages, dependence on a cobalamin-like analog.) — encoded protein: MPPQPPPVNPVRLLLVNPNRYTRPPVPPVGLEYLVAPLRRAGHDPYILDLCFSPDPAEALQSVLDAVRPDAAGVTVRNVDSVLYHTNEFFLDDIAALAASVRRAGIPLIVGGSGVATMPDEVRRHLGADYAIDGPAEGALPELLSGLAAGRNALPPVLDGWRCPIAPDERHPRGELLDYAPYLAAGARFGFETQKGCTGRCIFCTEARRPVLQRSPGVVVEEIASLVEHGATELFCCDSEFNQTLPHCKAFLDALIARGLDVDWTLYMKPLPHDAGLFTLLARSGCTSVTLSVETLALYGLEPAYSEADVVSFVQSAKQAGVTVAIDLTVGLPGEPDDAPRRALDLFRRCRPKTVGVNAYLRLYPAAELAARVMADPKLRAHIDPTGRDGFLRAVHYHHLDDDALEHLIAGDPLFRVEGRERGVNYERLE